From the genome of Vicia villosa cultivar HV-30 ecotype Madison, WI linkage group LG2, Vvil1.0, whole genome shotgun sequence, one region includes:
- the LOC131652637 gene encoding uncharacterized protein LOC131652637 isoform X2 produces the protein MKDNGGKKSLFTRSKQSVGSVIHRAARIGGYHHQDRKDNNLEVKHQDRRKESLLVVESLSVSLDDLPRISEPSVIVSESIRNVLYASLPPLMHGRKWSLLYSTWRNGISLSTLYRRSALWPRLSLMLS, from the exons ATGAAGGATAATGGTGGGAAGAAAAGTTTGTTTACTAGAAGTAAGCAATCAGTTGGTAGTGTTATTCACCGAGCTGCCAGAATTGGTGGTTATCACCATCAGGATCGAAAGGATAATAATCTTGAAGTGAAACATCAAGATAGGAGGAAAGAATCACTGCTTGTGGTTGAATCCTTGTCTGTGTCTTTGGATGATTTGCCAAGAATTTCTGAACCTTCGGTTATTGTTTCTGAAAGTATAAGGAATGTTCTCTATGCTTCTCTTCCACCTCTTATGCATGGAAGGAAATGGTCGTTGCTATACAG CACTTGGAGGAATGGTATATCACTTTCAACTCTTTACCGAAGAAGCGCGTTATGGCCTCGATTGAGTTTGATG CTGTCTTAA
- the LOC131652637 gene encoding uncharacterized protein LOC131652637 isoform X1 codes for MKDNGGKKSLFTRSKQSVGSVIHRAARIGGYHHQDRKDNNLEVKHQDRRKESLLVVESLSVSLDDLPRISEPSVIVSESIRNVLYASLPPLMHGRKWSLLYSTWRNGISLSTLYRRSALWPRLSLMVQLNYPKVYAV; via the exons ATGAAGGATAATGGTGGGAAGAAAAGTTTGTTTACTAGAAGTAAGCAATCAGTTGGTAGTGTTATTCACCGAGCTGCCAGAATTGGTGGTTATCACCATCAGGATCGAAAGGATAATAATCTTGAAGTGAAACATCAAGATAGGAGGAAAGAATCACTGCTTGTGGTTGAATCCTTGTCTGTGTCTTTGGATGATTTGCCAAGAATTTCTGAACCTTCGGTTATTGTTTCTGAAAGTATAAGGAATGTTCTCTATGCTTCTCTTCCACCTCTTATGCATGGAAGGAAATGGTCGTTGCTATACAG CACTTGGAGGAATGGTATATCACTTTCAACTCTTTACCGAAGAAGCGCGTTATGGCCTCGATTGAGTTTGATGGTACAACTTAATTATCCTAAAGTTTATGCTGTCTAG